A window of Acinetobacter sp. TR3 contains these coding sequences:
- a CDS encoding Lrp/AsnC ligand binding domain-containing protein, giving the protein MNGPIYTLDRTDLKILDILQTDGRISNSKLAELVNLSPTAVMARVQKLTKDEFILGYEAKLNPNKLNASFLVFVEVLLDKTTPNVLEDFIDAVTQYPEIVECHMVSGGFDFLIKLRSAGMEEFRRIAGQILWQLPGVKETRSYPVMQVVKDSSKIKIKSRTKF; this is encoded by the coding sequence TTGAATGGCCCTATTTATACATTAGATCGTACCGATCTAAAAATTCTTGATATTCTTCAAACAGATGGAAGAATTTCCAATAGTAAATTGGCAGAATTAGTGAACCTTTCACCGACTGCTGTCATGGCCCGTGTCCAAAAGTTGACGAAGGATGAATTTATCTTGGGATATGAGGCAAAACTCAATCCGAATAAGTTAAATGCCAGTTTTCTTGTGTTTGTTGAGGTGCTTTTAGATAAAACGACCCCAAATGTGCTCGAGGATTTTATTGATGCAGTGACACAATATCCAGAGATCGTCGAGTGCCATATGGTGAGTGGTGGCTTTGACTTTTTGATCAAATTGCGTAGCGCAGGGATGGAGGAGTTTCGTCGTATTGCGGGGCAAATTTTATGGCAACTTCCTGGAGTGAAAGAAACGCGTAGTTATCCTGTGATGCAAGTTGTGAAAGACAGCTCTAAAATAAAAATTAAATCAAGAACCAAATTTTAA
- the aspA gene encoding aspartate ammonia-lyase, with protein MDTVQAATIRIEHDLLGAKEVPMDCYYGIHTLRAIENFKISSQKVGQNSHFIRALAQVKKASAQANLSFNKLTETQSLAIQRACDALIHETEKWQGSFPIDVYQGGAGTSINMNTNEVIANIALESLGHQKGQYDVIHPNDHVNKSQSTNDVYPTAIRLSTYCSLDALFTQMDKLITSFENKAIEFRYILKMGRTQLQDAVPMTLGQEFHAFATLLKEDVRLIKRTRELLLEVNLGATAIGTGVNTPKGYAVKVVSCLKQITGLNLVGAEDYVEATSDCGVFIILSSALKRLACKLSKISNDLRLLSSGPRTGFGEIQLPELQAGSSIMPAKVNPVIPEVVNQIAFKVIGNDLTITFAAEAGQLQLNVMEPVIAISLNESIELLTHAIQSLDEKCVRGIKAHEQACHDAVMRSVGIITLLDPLLGHALCDEIGKQCIAENKTIQEVVLERGLLTQAQLDEIFSFENLVSEVDGIQVDYVA; from the coding sequence GTGGACACGGTTCAAGCAGCAACCATAAGAATAGAGCATGATTTACTTGGCGCAAAAGAAGTGCCAATGGATTGTTATTACGGAATTCATACTTTACGCGCTATTGAAAATTTCAAAATTTCTTCGCAAAAAGTTGGACAAAATAGTCACTTCATTCGTGCGTTAGCACAAGTGAAGAAAGCATCTGCTCAAGCGAATCTAAGTTTTAATAAATTAACAGAAACTCAAAGCTTGGCGATTCAACGCGCTTGTGATGCTTTAATTCATGAAACTGAAAAATGGCAAGGCTCGTTTCCAATTGATGTTTATCAAGGTGGCGCGGGTACATCTATTAATATGAATACCAATGAAGTGATTGCCAATATTGCACTTGAATCATTAGGTCATCAAAAAGGTCAATATGATGTGATTCACCCAAATGATCATGTCAATAAATCACAATCAACGAATGATGTGTATCCTACCGCGATTCGTTTATCGACTTATTGTTCTCTAGATGCGTTATTCACACAAATGGATAAATTGATTACTTCATTTGAGAATAAAGCAATCGAGTTTCGCTATATTTTAAAAATGGGGCGTACTCAACTTCAAGATGCAGTGCCGATGACACTTGGGCAAGAATTTCATGCATTTGCAACTTTATTAAAAGAAGATGTTCGTCTGATTAAACGTACACGCGAGTTGCTGCTTGAAGTCAATTTAGGTGCAACTGCAATTGGTACTGGTGTAAACACACCTAAAGGCTATGCTGTAAAAGTAGTTTCGTGTTTGAAACAAATTACAGGTTTAAATTTAGTTGGCGCTGAAGACTATGTTGAAGCAACAAGTGATTGTGGTGTATTCATTATTTTATCAAGTGCCTTAAAACGTCTTGCATGTAAACTTTCAAAAATTAGTAATGACTTGCGTTTGTTGAGTTCAGGACCGCGGACGGGTTTTGGTGAAATTCAATTACCTGAATTACAAGCTGGCTCATCAATTATGCCTGCAAAAGTAAATCCAGTTATTCCAGAAGTTGTAAATCAGATTGCATTTAAGGTGATTGGTAACGATCTTACGATTACCTTTGCAGCAGAAGCAGGACAGTTACAGTTAAATGTCATGGAGCCTGTGATTGCAATTTCACTCAATGAATCAATTGAGCTATTAACCCATGCGATTCAAAGTTTGGATGAAAAATGTGTACGTGGAATCAAAGCACATGAACAAGCTTGCCATGATGCAGTGATGCGTAGTGTAGGGATTATTACTTTGCTCGATCCTTTATTAGGTCATGCTTTGTGCGATGAAATTGGTAAGCAATGTATTGCTGAAAATAAAACTATTCAAGAAGTGGTTTTAGAGCGTGGTTTACTCACACAGGCGCAACTTGATGAAATTTTCTCTTTTGAGAATTTGGTTTCAGAAGTAGATGGTATTCAGGTTGATTATGTTGCTTAA
- the putA gene encoding trifunctional transcriptional regulator/proline dehydrogenase/L-glutamate gamma-semialdehyde dehydrogenase, with the protein MNTLDTPAQMDTAHTDGYITEFKEKSEFEQRINTAWRRAEPEAVKQLAEAADISPDLDQKIYELAFSLAHNLRERKSSAGKAGIVQGLLQEFSLSSQEGVALMCLAEALLRIPDTATRDLLIRDKINQGNWKEHLGQSNLMFVNAAAWGLMLTGKLMETPKQTSLSSILTGLLARSGRGIIRKAVDVAMRMMGEQFVTGETIEEALEHAKPFEHKGFRYSYDMLGEAALTDHDAERYYNDYTQAIHAIGKASNGRGVYEGPGISIKLSALHPRYQRAQIDRVHHELYNKVFELACLAKQYDIGLNIDAEESERLEISLELLERLCFEPKLANWKGIGFVIQAYQKRCFYVVDYIVDLAKRSNKRLMIRLVKGAYWDSEIKKAQIDGMTDYPVFTRKVHTDLSYIACAKKLLAAPDQVYPQFATHNAQSLATIYTLADPSKYYPGQYEFQCLHGMGEPLYEQVVGSKADNKLGVPCRVYAPVGNHETLLAYLVRRLLENGANTSFVNRIADKTLKVEDLIQSPIKDIQTAARDEGQIGLKHPAIPLPHDLYPLRPNSSGFDLNNDQPLAALDTTAQKLRSHIWKSAPLLGFESTVHDQSNAIAITNPAQNSEIVGHVNEATSADVQLALEAAVQAEQSWAATDKVERAACLKRAADLMEARIQELMVLLCRESGKTYANAIAEVREAVDFLRYYATQIENLPANAQVKPLGTVLCISPWNFPLAIFSGQIAAALVSGNCVIAKPAEQTPLIAAQAVQMLWEAGVPHGVVQLLPGRGETVGAQLSQDDRIQGIMFTGSTEVAKILQKTVAKRLSPNGQPIPLIAETGGQNAMIVDSSALTEQVVLDVVSSAFDSAGQRCSALRILCVQEDSAATVIKMLKGAMQQLIVGNPAILKTDIGPVIDTEAKGTIDTHIQKMKSKGYPVHQLMFNDAVSQQALAQGTFVPPTAIELPNLDDLEREVFGPVLHIITYKYGELEQLIDRINAKGYGLTMGLHTRIDETINTVIQRAEVGNLYINRNIVGAVVGVQPFGGEGLSGTGPKAGGPLYMYRLMEHCSEKVLATPFAVKAEISQFDAVSNVAYQNLLTWAKQNMPHAVPTIPAFGVGKFYELQGPTGESNQYIILPRHCVLSIADNEASQLQQLLAIFAVSSTAAVTKDNAFFAKHQKSLPKDVLSAITVISNIEKDAFDAVLHHGSVDQLTELQTKIANRSGAIVGITHLKKDEQVPLERLVIERAISVNTAAAGGNASLMTLSED; encoded by the coding sequence ATGAATACATTGGATACTCCCGCACAAATGGACACAGCTCACACAGACGGTTATATCACCGAATTTAAAGAAAAAAGTGAGTTTGAGCAACGCATTAATACAGCTTGGCGACGTGCTGAGCCTGAAGCGGTTAAACAACTTGCAGAAGCAGCAGATATTTCTCCTGATCTTGATCAAAAAATTTATGAATTAGCATTCAGTCTTGCACATAATTTACGTGAACGTAAAAGCTCGGCTGGAAAAGCAGGTATTGTTCAAGGTTTACTTCAAGAGTTCTCACTTTCTTCACAAGAAGGTGTGGCATTGATGTGTTTGGCAGAAGCATTACTTCGTATTCCAGATACAGCAACACGTGATTTATTAATTCGTGACAAGATCAACCAAGGCAACTGGAAAGAGCATTTAGGTCAAAGTAACCTAATGTTCGTAAATGCAGCTGCTTGGGGTTTAATGCTTACTGGCAAGTTAATGGAAACACCTAAACAAACCAGTTTATCAAGTATTTTAACAGGTCTTCTCGCTCGCAGTGGACGTGGCATCATTCGTAAAGCGGTTGATGTCGCGATGCGTATGATGGGTGAGCAATTCGTTACGGGTGAAACTATCGAAGAAGCACTTGAGCATGCAAAACCATTTGAACACAAAGGTTTCCGCTATTCATACGATATGTTGGGTGAAGCTGCGCTAACCGATCATGATGCTGAGCGTTATTATAACGATTACACTCAAGCGATTCATGCCATTGGTAAAGCATCAAATGGGCGTGGTGTTTATGAAGGCCCTGGTATCTCGATTAAGCTCTCTGCTTTGCACCCACGTTACCAACGTGCGCAAATTGATCGTGTACATCATGAGCTTTACAACAAAGTTTTCGAACTTGCATGCTTAGCAAAACAATATGACATCGGCTTAAACATCGATGCTGAAGAATCTGAACGTTTAGAAATTTCACTCGAACTACTTGAGCGTTTATGTTTCGAACCAAAACTTGCGAATTGGAAAGGCATTGGTTTCGTTATTCAGGCTTATCAAAAACGTTGCTTCTACGTAGTTGATTATATCGTTGATCTTGCAAAACGCAGTAACAAACGCCTCATGATCCGTTTGGTGAAAGGTGCATATTGGGATAGCGAAATCAAGAAAGCACAAATTGACGGCATGACTGACTACCCTGTATTTACCCGTAAAGTACACACGGATTTGTCATACATTGCTTGTGCGAAGAAGCTCCTTGCTGCACCAGATCAAGTGTACCCGCAATTTGCAACGCACAATGCACAATCACTTGCAACGATTTATACACTTGCAGACCCAAGCAAATATTATCCAGGTCAATACGAGTTCCAATGCTTACACGGTATGGGCGAACCTTTGTATGAGCAAGTTGTAGGTTCAAAAGCAGACAATAAACTTGGTGTACCGTGTCGCGTATATGCGCCTGTGGGTAACCATGAAACTTTATTGGCTTACTTAGTTCGTCGTTTACTTGAAAATGGTGCAAATACCTCATTCGTAAACCGTATTGCTGATAAGACCTTGAAAGTTGAAGACTTGATTCAGTCTCCAATCAAAGATATTCAAACTGCTGCGAGAGATGAAGGTCAGATTGGCTTAAAGCATCCTGCGATTCCACTTCCGCATGATCTTTACCCATTACGTCCGAACTCAAGTGGTTTTGATTTAAATAACGATCAGCCTTTAGCTGCATTAGATACAACAGCACAAAAACTCCGTAGCCATATTTGGAAAAGTGCACCTTTACTTGGTTTTGAATCAACAGTTCACGATCAAAGTAATGCGATTGCAATTACAAACCCTGCACAAAATAGTGAAATTGTCGGTCATGTGAATGAAGCGACTAGCGCGGATGTACAACTGGCATTAGAAGCAGCTGTACAAGCTGAACAAAGCTGGGCTGCAACAGATAAAGTTGAACGTGCAGCTTGCTTAAAACGTGCTGCAGATTTGATGGAAGCTCGCATCCAAGAATTAATGGTATTACTTTGCCGTGAAAGTGGTAAAACTTATGCTAATGCCATTGCAGAAGTTCGTGAAGCCGTTGATTTCTTGCGTTACTACGCGACACAAATCGAAAACTTGCCTGCAAATGCGCAAGTAAAACCATTGGGTACAGTCTTATGTATTAGCCCATGGAACTTTCCTCTTGCGATTTTCTCTGGTCAAATTGCTGCTGCATTGGTCAGTGGTAACTGTGTAATTGCCAAACCAGCAGAACAAACACCGCTCATTGCAGCGCAAGCCGTTCAAATGCTTTGGGAAGCTGGTGTTCCACACGGCGTTGTTCAACTTCTTCCGGGTCGTGGTGAAACTGTTGGTGCTCAACTTAGCCAAGATGATCGCATTCAAGGCATTATGTTTACGGGTTCAACTGAAGTTGCAAAAATCTTGCAAAAAACAGTGGCAAAACGTTTATCTCCAAATGGTCAACCAATTCCGCTCATCGCGGAAACGGGTGGTCAAAATGCGATGATCGTCGATTCTTCTGCACTTACTGAACAAGTTGTTCTCGATGTCGTCAGTTCTGCATTTGACAGTGCGGGTCAACGTTGTTCTGCACTTCGTATCTTATGTGTGCAAGAAGATAGCGCTGCAACAGTCATCAAAATGTTAAAAGGTGCAATGCAACAGTTGATCGTAGGCAACCCTGCAATCTTAAAAACTGACATTGGCCCTGTAATCGATACTGAAGCTAAAGGAACCATTGATACGCATATTCAAAAGATGAAATCTAAGGGCTACCCTGTTCATCAGTTGATGTTTAACGATGCAGTAAGTCAACAAGCACTTGCACAAGGTACATTTGTTCCACCTACAGCGATTGAATTACCAAATCTTGATGATTTAGAGCGTGAAGTATTTGGTCCTGTCTTGCACATCATCACTTATAAGTATGGTGAGCTTGAGCAGTTGATCGACCGTATCAATGCTAAAGGCTATGGCTTAACGATGGGTTTACACACCCGTATCGATGAAACCATTAATACAGTGATCCAACGTGCTGAGGTGGGTAACTTATATATCAACCGCAACATCGTCGGTGCTGTTGTAGGCGTACAACCATTTGGTGGCGAAGGCCTATCTGGTACTGGTCCTAAAGCTGGTGGTCCACTGTATATGTACCGCTTAATGGAACATTGTTCAGAGAAAGTTTTAGCAACACCTTTTGCGGTTAAAGCTGAAATCTCTCAGTTTGATGCTGTATCAAATGTTGCTTACCAGAACTTGTTGACTTGGGCTAAACAAAATATGCCTCACGCAGTTCCGACAATTCCAGCATTTGGTGTTGGTAAGTTCTACGAGTTGCAAGGTCCAACAGGTGAAAGCAATCAATATATTATCTTGCCTCGTCATTGTGTGCTTTCTATCGCAGATAACGAAGCGAGCCAATTACAACAGTTACTTGCAATTTTCGCAGTAAGCAGTACTGCTGCTGTAACTAAAGATAATGCTTTCTTCGCCAAACATCAGAAATCTTTACCAAAAGATGTTTTATCTGCAATCACAGTAATATCAAACATTGAAAAAGATGCTTTTGATGCTGTTTTACATCATGGTTCCGTTGACCAATTGACTGAACTACAAACTAAAATTGCGAACCGTTCTGGAGCAATCGTGGGCATTACTCATCTCAAGAAAGATGAGCAGGTTCCTTTAGAACGTCTAGTCATTGAACGCGCTATTAGCGTAAATACTGCTGCTGCCGGTGGTAATGCGAGTTTAATGACTTTATCTGAAGACTAA
- the putP gene encoding sodium/proline symporter PutP, whose translation MNFSNPTVVVFVVYIIAMLGIGLYAYFSTKNLDDYILGGRSLGSFVTALSAGASDMSGWLLMGLPGAIYLTGLSEAWIAIGLIIGAWLNWYLVAGRLRVHTEVQNNALTLPDYFTGRFDDQKKILRVTSALIILIFFAIYCASGMVAGARLFETLFHLPYQTALWLGAFATIGYVCIGGFLAISWTDTFQAGLMIFALLLLPIVTYMSLGVGVEEFTAIVESARPHAYDFVSNLSIVGILSAAAWGLGYFGQPHILVRFMAADSVKSIPAARRIGMTWMILCLAGAVGSGFIGIAYFHQHPEFAAVVTANPETVFMELTKILFNPWVVGVILAAILSAVMSTLSCQLLVCSSALTEDLYKGLIRKNATQKELVWIGRGMVLAVAMLALALAQNPDSKVLGLVSYAWAGFGAAFGPLIIMSLFWKRMTLNGALAGMVIGAVTVIVWKNLFASTGIYEIIPGFIFALISIVVVSLLGKAPNATVTGRFEQADEIYTREMK comes from the coding sequence ATGAATTTTTCGAATCCCACTGTTGTTGTGTTCGTGGTGTATATTATCGCCATGCTTGGTATCGGTTTATACGCCTATTTTTCTACCAAAAACCTTGATGATTATATCCTTGGAGGACGAAGCCTAGGTAGTTTCGTTACCGCTTTATCTGCGGGTGCATCCGATATGAGTGGCTGGCTACTCATGGGTTTACCTGGGGCAATCTATTTGACAGGCTTATCTGAAGCATGGATTGCAATTGGCTTAATCATTGGTGCATGGCTCAACTGGTATCTTGTGGCTGGACGTTTACGCGTTCATACTGAGGTTCAGAATAATGCGCTTACGTTACCAGATTATTTCACTGGTCGTTTTGATGACCAGAAAAAGATCTTACGTGTAACTTCCGCACTGATTATTCTCATCTTTTTCGCGATTTATTGTGCTTCTGGCATGGTAGCTGGTGCACGTCTATTTGAAACATTATTCCACTTACCTTACCAAACCGCTTTATGGCTTGGTGCATTTGCAACAATCGGATATGTTTGTATCGGTGGCTTCTTGGCAATCAGTTGGACTGATACATTCCAAGCTGGTTTGATGATTTTTGCGTTATTGCTTTTACCTATCGTCACATACATGTCTTTAGGTGTAGGTGTCGAAGAATTTACTGCAATTGTTGAGAGTGCGCGCCCACACGCTTATGATTTTGTTTCAAATTTAAGTATCGTTGGTATTCTTTCAGCAGCTGCTTGGGGTTTGGGTTATTTTGGTCAGCCTCATATTCTAGTTCGTTTTATGGCTGCCGATTCTGTTAAGTCAATCCCTGCTGCTCGTCGTATCGGTATGACATGGATGATTTTATGCTTGGCAGGTGCAGTTGGTTCTGGTTTTATCGGGATTGCGTATTTCCATCAACATCCTGAATTTGCAGCGGTTGTGACAGCTAACCCTGAAACAGTATTCATGGAACTCACTAAAATTTTATTCAACCCTTGGGTTGTTGGTGTGATCCTTGCTGCAATTTTATCAGCAGTCATGAGTACCTTAAGTTGTCAGTTATTGGTATGTTCAAGCGCATTAACTGAAGATCTATACAAAGGTTTGATCCGTAAAAATGCAACTCAAAAAGAGTTAGTTTGGATTGGTCGAGGAATGGTACTCGCTGTTGCAATGTTAGCGCTTGCTTTAGCTCAAAACCCCGATAGTAAAGTACTTGGCTTAGTTTCTTATGCTTGGGCTGGCTTCGGTGCTGCTTTCGGTCCATTGATTATCATGTCATTGTTCTGGAAACGTATGACGCTAAACGGCGCTTTAGCGGGTATGGTGATCGGTGCAGTTACAGTGATTGTTTGGAAAAATTTATTTGCTAGTACTGGTATTTATGAAATTATTCCTGGTTTCATTTTTGCCTTGATCAGTATTGTTGTGGTGAGTTTACTTGGTAAAGCACCTAACGCAACTGTGACTGGTCGTTTTGAACAAGCAGATGAAATCTATACGAGAGAAATGAAATAA
- a CDS encoding MaoC family dehydratase: MLYLEDLNIGDRFISRDYEMTLEEVKQFASLYDPQPFHLDEHAAEQHPIFQGLAASGWHTSAVTMRLWTECFPIAGGLLGSESSLRWPRPTRVGDKIHVEIEITAIVPSKTKTDRGIVSYVTQALNQHGDVLLISTTKIMVFRKAA, from the coding sequence ATGTTGTATCTAGAAGACTTAAATATTGGAGATCGTTTCATCAGCCGTGACTATGAAATGACACTTGAAGAAGTTAAACAATTCGCGAGCCTATACGACCCTCAGCCCTTTCATTTAGATGAACACGCAGCTGAACAACATCCTATTTTTCAAGGTTTAGCAGCAAGTGGCTGGCATACTTCAGCAGTAACCATGCGTTTATGGACAGAGTGCTTTCCAATCGCAGGCGGATTACTGGGTTCTGAATCTAGCCTTCGTTGGCCTCGCCCTACTCGTGTTGGCGATAAAATTCATGTCGAAATTGAGATTACTGCGATTGTGCCATCTAAAACCAAAACTGATCGTGGTATTGTCAGTTACGTTACTCAAGCTTTGAACCAACATGGCGATGTGCTATTAATATCAACAACCAAAATAATGGTCTTTAGAAAAGCAGCTTAA
- the gcvH gene encoding glycine cleavage system protein GcvH gives MNHPADLKYARTHEWVRIEGDLVVTGISDHAQLELGDLVYVETPEVGSHVTATEQAGVVESVKTASDIHAPISGTVVEVNAALEDDPDFVNEEPYGKGWIYKIKPDNMADVEKLLSHSEYESGL, from the coding sequence ATGAATCATCCAGCAGATTTAAAATATGCACGAACACACGAATGGGTAAGAATCGAAGGTGATTTAGTTGTTACTGGAATCAGTGACCATGCTCAGTTGGAGTTAGGTGATTTAGTTTACGTTGAAACACCAGAAGTCGGTAGTCATGTGACTGCAACAGAACAAGCGGGTGTTGTTGAATCTGTTAAAACTGCATCTGACATCCATGCCCCTATTTCAGGTACTGTCGTTGAAGTGAATGCAGCGCTTGAAGATGATCCTGATTTTGTCAATGAAGAACCGTATGGCAAAGGTTGGATCTATAAAATCAAACCTGACAATATGGCTGATGTTGAAAAGCTCCTTTCACATAGTGAATATGAATCAGGTTTGTAA
- a CDS encoding AraC family transcriptional regulator — MKTTSTRQDQGIPGVYGLLLLDVVSRWGYSDETLFAPFHLTSEQLADPNYRIPTPIANELVKHSLRLTGESTLGFHLGTQMRISIHGFIGYAIMTAHDITDAIALASRFIQLRLPFLQLYFSTFGPKATLQLQCDIEVEPLRTEIILGLTIGIMTMAKALTGIEDLNGEVDLDFPEPAGFDKYRDKLTSKVRFNQPHLISSFDKKYLGLKMVNADPIASQIAINQCETELSALGERRRLAMRVRDILTNSEQHYLSIESVADRLHMSDRTLKRQLAAEGTSFSTLVDEVRYRHATSLLSRTDYSLEQIADELGYSDVANFSRAFKRWSGRSPSNWRKDPYL, encoded by the coding sequence ATGAAAACAACTTCAACTCGTCAAGATCAAGGTATACCAGGCGTCTATGGCTTATTACTATTAGACGTTGTTTCTCGCTGGGGATATAGCGATGAAACCTTATTTGCTCCTTTTCATTTAACCAGTGAGCAATTAGCTGACCCAAATTATCGAATTCCTACACCTATTGCGAATGAATTAGTTAAACATTCTTTGCGTTTAACAGGTGAAAGTACATTAGGATTTCACCTAGGTACGCAAATGCGTATTTCTATTCATGGTTTTATTGGTTATGCCATTATGACTGCGCATGACATTACCGATGCAATTGCACTTGCAAGTCGTTTTATTCAATTACGCTTGCCTTTTCTACAGCTCTATTTCTCTACCTTTGGCCCTAAAGCCACCTTACAACTGCAATGTGATATTGAAGTTGAACCATTACGTACTGAAATTATCTTAGGTTTAACGATTGGTATTATGACCATGGCAAAAGCCTTAACAGGAATTGAAGATTTAAATGGTGAAGTTGATTTAGATTTTCCTGAGCCCGCTGGATTTGATAAATACCGCGACAAACTAACCAGTAAGGTGCGCTTTAATCAGCCACATTTAATTTCAAGCTTTGATAAAAAATACCTCGGTTTGAAAATGGTTAATGCAGATCCGATTGCGAGCCAAATTGCGATTAATCAATGTGAAACTGAATTATCAGCTTTGGGCGAACGTCGTCGTCTCGCAATGCGTGTTCGTGATATTTTGACCAATTCGGAACAACATTATTTAAGCATTGAAAGTGTTGCTGATCGTTTGCATATGTCTGATCGCACTTTAAAACGTCAATTAGCCGCCGAAGGAACTTCCTTCTCCACCCTAGTTGACGAAGTTCGTTATCGTCATGCAACATCTTTACTCTCCAGAACAGATTATAGTTTAGAACAAATTGCTGATGAATTAGGGTATTCTGATGTAGCGAATTTTAGCCGTGCATTTAAGCGCTGGAGTGGACGCAGTCCGAGTAACTGGCGTAAAGACCCTTATTTGTAA